The genomic stretch GATTTTCACCGCTTGCATAGGTGATTTGCAaagacgtatgtatgtacattgtacgtATATTACACGTGTCGTCTTATGTCTCTGTATATAAACTTTGCAACCCTTTAACAATGAATGTAAGGAAGGGGGCAGTATTGATTGAAGTAGGCTTATGGTtcgcagaaaaatattcagctGTCGAACGCCGCGTGGGATTTGGTAACTCTTCCGCCTCCTGGCAGCAGGTCGCATGGTGTTCATCCCGCACTACCGACCCATGGGGGTCATCATCATCCCGGAGCTCCAGGCGCTCCCCATCATCCCGTCACCGTTGCTCAACAGCAGCAAcggcaacagcaacaacagcaacaccATCAGCATCAAcaccaacagcagcagcagcaacagcaacaacaacaacagcagcaacagcagcaacagcaccaacaacaccaacaccatcagcatcagcaacagcaacatcatcaacagcaacaacagcagttGAGGGAAAGGGACGAACGCGATCAGAGGGAACGCGAACATATCGCTGCTGCTGAACGTCATCAGAGACAGGCTGACGCTAGGGACCAGGCTGCTGCTCATCAGAGGGCTTATGCCTACGTCACTGCCGTTTCTGCATCGCCCTCGGTCCAACAGGTATTTAGCATAACGATACAAAAATACTTGTCGCATAATTTCATACTATAGAGTATCGTTAATTCGTGGAAAGAAAACATGGATCTCATTTATACCGAAAGtggttgttttgaaaaatttctttcgggAAGTTGCAAAGTGTGTAGAAATTTTGTTGAACGAGAGACACacgatttattattttgcaCGATGgaatttgatgatttttgtgtataatttgttagagttaattataattacttgATTAATCAGTTGATTTTATCTTCCCCTTCGAACGTTTGTCTCAGGTGTCGTCGCGGCCGTCCAGTGTACCTGTAAAAGTGGAATATCCACCGCCCCCCGCTCATTCCAGGCAGGCGAAGTCGTCGCTGTCGGTGACAAGTCACCACGATAAACCACCGCCAGGTGTGGGACCCCCCCATCCCGCACTACCCAAGGTTGAACCGAACGTCGGTTTATTCAGTTACACGACGTATCAACCCCAGCCGCCTTATATGCACGATATAAAAGTAAAGGCGGCCGAGCATCAGCAGCACAAGCAGCAGATGTCAGCCGGCGGTGTTAAGAGTATGCAGCAGGCGGCACTCGAGAGGGATCCTCACGTTAGAGAAATGCTACCAAATCCACCGCCCCTTCTACCCGACCCAAAGAGCTCCGTTATCGTGAAAAACGAGGGTAGGGAACTGCCCAAGGCGCCACCATCCCATTCCCCAAGTCCCAAGATGATGCCAGGTCATTATCACAGCGCCGTTGCACCGCAACACAAACCCCCGACACCGTACGATTACCAGAGAACATCGACGCAGAGTCCCCATCATCTTCACCACCTCGACAGTCTTCAGGCCGCAAAGAGCATTCCCCCCCAAGGTCATCTCAGGGTGAACGCCAATCAGCTACCCAGTCCTCACGGTCATTCGACCCATCCTCACAACAGGCAGTCGCCTCACGCCCCTCACCCTCATCAAACTTCTCATCCCTCGCCCCCCGAGCACAGGTACACGAGTAGACTTGAGCCTGGGATACCTTACGGGACACCGAAGTCAGCCTATCCGTATCCTCATCCGCCATCCTCGTCGCCAACGTCGCATTACGCCGCATCGCCTGGGTCCAAGCCGAAGGTGAGCAGTCCGGCACCTCAGCAAATATTCGGGAAACCGAACTCCGGCATTATGACCGGTACGCCGGTATGCAGGGCGTCGGAAAATACCGCACCGAGCCCGATGCCGCTCACCTCGAAGACCAACAGCTCACCGCTCGCTTACCAACAAGTGCCTCATCATCACGGGGCTCCACCGCCACCGTTACCACCCCCGGCTCATAGCAGCAGGTCAGTTTATGACACCCGGGGCTACGCCAGTTCTATACCCGCCTCTAAACTACCTCCGCCGCCCCACCATCACGGATCGCCAACGACCGCCGCATCCGCGCCTATGACCAGGCCTAATTCCGTTCATTCGGTACATCGGACCAGTCCTCATCACAATCAGCAAATACACCCGCAGGCAATGGCGCCTGCGATTCAGACTCAACCACTTGATCTTGGTGTCGAAAGATCCGGATCGCCGAAGAGGAAGGCACCCACGCCTATCGAGGTCTGCAGCGGACAACCGGTATCCCTCGAGGTTGCCTGCAAGAAGAGAAGGACACAGGACAGTATCATATCTCAACCTATGTCCCTGCAGTGCGCCGGACCCCCGGTATTGTCAAGGGTCAGTGAACCCAGTCCCCTCATCGCCTCGGCCGCTACTTCGATCACCACTGTCGTCAATACCGCCCTACTCGCCCAACCATCCAGCCAAATACCCTGCAATGTTCAGGAACGCGGTGTCGTTTCTGTCAGCCCTCTGCCCAGGACGGCAAGCGGTGATGGATCCGTCAGACCCGCGAGCACCGGCAGCGTAAGCTCTCTTAACAATCCTGGCGTCAGTGCTGCACCGAGTCCTGCGCCAACACAGAGTCCTGCACCTTCGGCTGCTCCTAGTCCAGCACCCAGCGCACCTGGGACACCGGCGAAGGTCACGCCCAGCGCTGCGGACAGCGAAAAGTCGAATAGTCCTGCCCCAAGGCCGCCTAGTAGCACTAGGAATCCCGTCCACAAGTTGAAGAAGGCTTGGCTCCAGAGGCATTCGGGCGAGGATGGGACTGAGGATACAACCGGACTCGTTGGTAGCGGGTCGTGCGTTACACTTCCGTTGACTATTGCTCAGGCACCTTCGCAACCTTTGGCCAAGGAACGAGATGGAAGTGGAggtggtggaggaggaggaggtggaagtggaagtggaagtggcAGCAGTACTgctggaggaggaggaggtggtggtggaggaggaggaggaggaggaggaggaggaactggaggtggaggaggtgcAGGATCTGGCGCTACGACGACAAGTTTGCCGAGCGCTGTTAATTCGATACATAATATAGGCAGCATGGCTGTTaatagtataaataaaagtaaagtAACTGGAAAAACTAGTgggagaaaaacaaacagcaaGGAATCACTCAATGGacatgctgctgctgttgacGTTAAAAGTATACAGGAAGATTCGTCCAGCAGCGATCCGGAGAGGAAGTCTCCCCCTAAAAGGAAACCACCCAAGGTATCTATTTACACGACTCGAGAGTAGCGATTATGATGGTGGTATATGTCTTTGTCCCTTGATTACACGAAGCAAAGACTAGTTTTTAGTTAGTCGCATattattagttttttctctctttttcgcaCATTCTAGGTAAGATTTTCATATGTTTTGCTTTAGTACCCGAAgttgtgtaatttttatttatttattttttttcgtagatGTATTCAGAAACGTATACGAACATGGTATTCAATATTATCGTATTAGTTCGGTAAAAAACTAACGATCGTAACCCAAACTAGTTGTGTGGATAATAATTTGACTCGTTTCCCGTTGAAagtctgcaaaaaaaaaaaaaacatatctcTTCGACATCACATCTACAATATCAAGCAATTTTTTACTTGTCAGAAAATGCAAgagtaataaattttgatttacaaCACTCGATCAGTAATTTGGACTGATGATAATGCGTAATGATGTGTCGCCCATAAATTACCCATAGTGTCAACgcgtaataaataatacacgtTGAAGACGACGATCTTTGTAAAGATGCTCGCGTTTTGATATTCGAATTTCGCGCTTGACGTCGAGTCAGGTGTTTCCGATTGGTCGAAAGCTGGTCGTGCGTGGTCGACAGCGTGACACGTTTCCGCGCAGCACTCGAGTCTCTCGATTCTCCAGCCAGCCAGCTTGTTCGGAAGGTTCGTACGTGCCGTTGAGTAAACTGAAATGGCGTCAAACCGGGCAGAGGCGCCGCATCGTTTTGCCAATGTTTGTCGGCTTGGCTTTTTCACTCCGCGTTCGATCTGTCTTTTCAATTACGCCACCGTTTAGCGGCACCCGAATTGCGTCGGCAGCTGTGTCTTACGACACCGCTGAGCCGCGTATATGCAGGATATTGAAATGGTAAAGTACAAACGAAGCTCTTTGTCCCCTCTCACTAACCGTTCCGAGCCGTAGATATAACCTCACTTTCTTTTCGTCGCGCCCACCGCAAGATTAGACTCTTTAGGTGCTTTGCCACGTTTTTATTTCTCCCTCGTCTTTTTATGCCGCAGTTATTTCGACGTGACTCGTGCATTAGTTATCTGGTAATTAGTATTCAATATCTGATATACACTTACACACACGTACTTACAGCTGTTTCGACTTGATGTTATTCTGattatggaaataaaattaatctgGTTAGATTATCGTTTTGTAATTGTAATCTACGATAATATaaatgtgagaaaatattGCAGTCTTTAATTCAGACCAATCTCTGtgcgataaattaaaaaattgatgaattttggTCGGAAGTGTAGATTAGCTTCGAACGGATTATGATCGGCTGATAAGCAtgcgttgataatttttcgttgCATATTTAGTCTAGTCTAGTTTttggatgtatagaaaatttgtatgcaaataagaaatgattttttttttcaattattgcaTGTAAATAGTTTTATTGCGTGCGCTTTAGTCAGTAGATAGGACCACGGGCATGAACTTCCTGACTACTTAATAATATGTACCCTGTGGTAGGTAAAACGAAAGAAGGGAGCCGCACGGAGGCAGCAGGCAGTCACGGAAGAGCACAGGAGGAGGAAAGAAGATAAGAGCGGAGGTGCCGGTGCCGGAAGCGAATCTAGCAACGAAAGCGAAGCTGGCTCTGCCAGTGACGCTAGCGAACAGTTAAGTTCCAGCCAACCAACTTCTAGGGCTAGACACGCCACCGGTAACTCCAATTCATCCGGAAATGGTTAGTCATTAATCAATGTATTTCTCTTTCATAATTTGGTTGACGgtatagccaaaaattttctaaaataccAACACGAAGTAATTGATTGTGAGAAAGGGTAACCGATCTCAAtgcaattacatttttataaatataccgttttaattaaattttggtTCAACCATATACAATTCAATACCCTTTAGTTTTATCATCTTGCCAATTCGGCACCTTAATTCAGCACCTTCTGATTACGAATGTACACTTGATAACTTTTTAAAtgtaattttgtaaatcaaaGAAACTAAACAGACTGTGAAatgatgtaaaattatttattgaataacCATGATATCGAATCATGAGCTTTTTAACACTGATTGCAGTTATTATTAGTTTTGTCAAAATAAGTTTGGAAATTATTTCCCGTttgagaaatgtgaaaattattattaaaaagttttttcatgtCTTACAGGTAACAATGCTAATAAGGAACCCAGGAAACGTGGTAGAAGACCAAAGACGTCAACCAAAGGCAGCGAATTAGGTGGCGAAGATCCTCAACCAAGACCTAAGAAAGAACGAAGAGAAGAAAGTGCAAGTGGAGGAGGGAGTGGACCAGGAGGAGGTGGAAGAAGTGATCCATTTCGGAAGCCGCCAATAGcgcaattgaaaaaaactgggGAAAGTTGGCTGCAGGATGGAGCATGCTTTGAAGTTGCTCCGAAGCTGGCAAAGTGTCGTGAATGCAGATGGACGCCACATCAACGTTCAAAAAATGTAACGCAGAATATATTCTGTAGGTTTTATGCATTTCGCCGACTGAGGTACACGAAGAACGGTCAGTTGGCTATAGCGGGATTCAGCGATCCGCACAAGGATGCCTCCGAGGTGAGTAGAAGATCTTGCGTATCCATAATGTTTGAGCGCAGATTATTTTTGTCTACTATTGTCGTTGCATGGGCGAAATGAGGCAGCATAGCGTTGTGTTGTTGCAGGAAGACCTGCGACTCTGGTTACCTGTTAAGGACAGTCAGGAAGCGGCAGGTTTAAAAGACGAGAAACTGGATAAGAATGAAAAGGATAAATCGGAAAGGTCGGACCGAGGGGATAGAGAAGATCTTGATTTAGAAATGGCTCATCGATTACTACGTCAAGTCGGAGACCAGTTCTGCGACCTACTTCATCAGGAAAAGGATGCTCTTCAGGAACACATGGCAGAAGgtattgtatgaaaaatatttcaaaatattctctcTATGGAATTCACAAGAAGCAagtgaaatttatcaaaagcCACTTATTCTCTTGCCTCCCTATTTCTGTTGCAAGTCATAGTTGTGACAGAATTGTTGTGTAATCGTAATTTTTAAACCGATGATGATGAAGTAATTTCACTTCTTAAaggtattaaaattttccgcaaaatggacatgaaaaaatgaaatattcgtTTCAAGTTAGCAGTTTAATGTAAATTTTACACATTAGTTTAAAGTGAAGTTGACTTGTTGATGAATCGGTATTTCTGAAACTGCACCTATATGTTTTGTTAATGTATACCTATTCAATACAAAGCTAATTGCATGAACTATTTATGTGGCAAACAGACAATAATagttcatttcattttattcttaatttaattattcctATTTATATCCTTGTTGGGTTCCGAAACAATGATTGTAACAGTATTCAGGTATCCTGTGTACAGCATGATGGGTTCTGGGATCTCTGACACTAATTTATAATTCTAAGCTTGGTCTTTGAGTGCTTGTGAAATATTACCTCAACTTCTGAAATCACTCTCGAAAGGCCAGCTTCTATACGCTACTCTTGTTACTAATATTTTATCGTCGTCAATTGGTGTAGGCCTCATTTATTCCACACCGTCATAATCATTTTTACGTCATCTCCGACTGTTCCTTGATATTGTaacatttccattttttcccccatttttgttattaaataTCCAAGCGAATCGACCATTTTTTAAAGTTGGCTACCATTATTACTTTCGCTCGCATGATACGCTAACGCTTGCTCTTCTTGCACCCTGAACATTGGCATTGTGCCCTCTACAGCGAGTTCGGGGATTACAGACGGAACAGTAGCTTGGAAACGTGTCGTCCAAGGTGTACGGGAGATGTGCGACGTCTGCGAAACTACCCTTTTCAACTTTCACTGGGCATGCGCCAAGTGCGGCTTCGTCGTATGCATCGACTGCTACAAGGTTAGTCACTGCGTCATCCAGGCTGCTTCGCAAGACATGTTAATTATTACACATTCATCGGATGAATAGATTAAATATTAACGAGAGGTCAAAgtgatgtaaataaaaatgaaatttcattgatttttgataatattttgtacaaaaatagtGAGAGGAAGCAATCGCGCGACATAAGGAAACTACAAACTCAAATGATGACACACTAACTTATAATTACTGTTGTTTTCAGGGACGCAAGAATggaacgataaaaatctgggGTGAGAGCGGGAAGGACAGGGACGACTTTTCGTGGCTTCTATGTACAAACAAGCAGGTGCACGAACCAGAAAGATTGATGCTAACGCAGATAATAGCTGGTGATAGTTTGTCGCGTCTTGGTTCGAGGCTTCACGAGAGCCGTTGCGAGTGGGGAATACCTCAGCATTGCTCGTGCAGTTTGGCGACATCGTCGCCGGCTAATGAGACACtgagaaatttgataaaaggTGAATCGATTGGCGTTTTAAACGGTAGCATGAAACAGGAGTCCAAGGTAGACAGGAAAGAAAACGAGTCTAACGGAGCCACGGATAAAAAGACGAACGGCGAAGACAAAAACTCGTCTCTCAGTTGGCTGGCGGATGTTGCTCTCCAGAATCAGGAAAAAAACGACTCCGGGTCCAGTTCGGACTCAGATGAGGATAGGGACGGGAACTACTCGACGTTGAGAGAACTACTTATCAGGCCGTCGCATAAACCAAACGGCAGCGGTTCCCGGTCGAATTCGCCGACCAACAACTCCGGGAATTCCAACGTGACGAACAACACAACGCAAAACAATGTCGTCGCCAAGACCGGGAAAAAGTCGAAGATGGATACCCTGGATGAGGTCATATCTAGCGTCATAGAGCATAGCGCTAAAAAGGAAAGAGACAGCGGACTCGTCGACGAAAAAGCTTCCCGTGAACTCAAGCACTTTGTTCGTAGATATAAATGGACACAGAGGGGAAGAGAACCTTTACCAATTAGAATAATGACCCTTACCGAAAGCAAGAGCCTTTACCCCGATGTACCTCATTCTTGGCTGTGCGACGGCAAGCTATTGAGATTAAACGAGCCAAATAATCCTAACAATTATCAGATATTCCAAGACCAGTGGAAACGGGGACAGCCTGTTATCGTTTCTGAGGTCTCAAAGTCGCTGGATATGAATCTTTGGCATCCTGACTCGTTCGCGCGTGACTTTGGGGATGTGAAAAATGACCTCGTCAATTGTATGACTGGTAACTTGGTGCCTAATCAACCGATGCGGAAGTTCTGGGAGGGCTTcgaacacttctcgaagaggTTAAAAGACGACAGTGGAAACGCGATGCTTTTGAAACTGAAGGACTGGCCTCCGGGCGAAGATTTTGCCGAATTACTACCATCCAGGTTCACCGATTTAATGAAAGTATTGCCACTGTCAGAGTACACGCATCGAAACGGGAGACTCAATTTGGCGAGTCGATTACCCGACTGTTTTGTCAGGCCGGACTTGGGACCTAAAATGTACAACGCTTATGGATCCGCCTTGTATCCTAACAAGGGAACCACTAACCTTCATCTCGACATATCTGACGCCGTCAATGTCATGGTCTATGTCGGTATTCCCAAGGACGGCGACAGTGACGAACACATTAAAGGTACGTTCACCTGCGTGGAAATTCATTCATTGTTGTTGAGCAGTGAGCAAATGACACAGCgtatgatgtaaaaaatttcaatcgagaATACAACCGTGTTcgagaataattttataacgagCTTTTTAACACTGACGTGAGATGAATCGAAATTGGTCAAGGTTGATTAATCTTACGAGCAACGCATTTTAACTATATTTAAACCATTTTCCAGAGGCTCTTAGGGCAATCGACGAGGCCGGCTGTGATATATTGACACGTCGAAGGGTTAGAGATCGCGGTGAGGCACCCGGAGCTCTTTGGCACATCTACGCGGCTAGAGATGCGGACAAAATTCGTGACCTCTTGAACGCGGTCGCAGTTGAACGAGGTGTGCGTCTCGAACCGCACCACGATCCGATTCACGATCAAAGTTGTTATCTCGACGGTCCTTTGCGAGAACGACTGTACCGTGAATACGGGGTTGAAGGGTAAGCACgagtagaattattattattcagcaATCAAGTTCCTACGCTGTTCATAATTTGCCATTGGTTCAAACATTATTTTATCGCGATCTTCCAGATACGCTATAGTGCAGTGCCTCGGTGATGCCGTCTTTGTGCCCGCCGGTGCACCTCACCAGGTTCGAAATCTTCACAACTGCATTAAGGTCGCCGAGGATTTTGTCTCTCCCGAAAATGTGTCCCACTGTTTTCATTTGACCCAGGAGTTCCGTGCTCTATCCGACACGCACACGAACCACGAGGACAAGctgcaaataaaaaacattatttaCCACGCGGTTAAAGACTCTCTAACTGTACTTGAGAATGTGAAAGAGGAAGTTGTGAAGATCAAACCGAAGAATGAAATTAAGATGAAGGAGGAGACGTAGCGGTAAAAGTCGAGCCGCCATGATCTGAGgaattaattgattttcgaCTAAATCTCGTTGGTGATTCAAAAACGGGTGCGAGGCCCTTTTCTACTTTTACTTCGATTTTTGGCGGCTTCTGAGCCATTGCTGATAAGTAAAATAATAGCTGAGAACAAACAAATCGATGAGGAAAGAACGGGAGGGTGTGTGCGATACCTTGGTCTGAAGGttgggagagaaaaagaaagtgagGGCGACGTTTTATCTCAGGTGTTTGGTTGATGACGTCGCGGAAGTTTGTTGTGATATTTGACGAGTAGCTCgaaacgtttcattttttgaattggCTGAGCCAATTTTCTGGTTGGTTGTTCGTTGTATAATTTCAGTTTGAATACAAATCGCTATcctatattaataataatgataataatgataaaattagTACATACTTTGTGGTCGGATATGAAGTCCGTGAGATTTATTTacttcgattgtttttttttttttttcttttgtaatatttttcttcgtttaaaCGTGGATCGTGACTGCTCGACTGCGCGTATCCGTgatcgaataaaaagaaaaaattaaataaagaaaagaagaaaaaatttgcgaatttGTGATACCAGAGGGACTTTGGATCATAAttgtttgtaattaattatcgtgCCTGTATCCAATACACACTTGTCTATACTATATAAATGTAGATAAAATTACTATGTAACAAATTcctaagaaaaagaaaaaaaaaaaaaaatttgaaaaaacagtttacaCGTATACAAACactcttatacatatacattaaatTTAGTGATTGTAAAAGAATATATTGGTAGGGAAGAGAATGAAAGAAGAGGGGAAAGAATGTGTGCAATTAGACGTTGTATTTGTTGGCCAAATATCTTGGTATTATCGATTTGTCGCTCGCAGTCAACGAATTGAACTGTTTTACATAAATAACAAATCGATTATGCCGTTTTTACTAATTGGATTAAACCGACCGTTTTGAACCACTTTGTGGATTAAGAGCTTATCTTTTTGTTGGAGTATGGAAGGAACACTGTGTAAAAGTGGTAAGAATCAATTATCTTTGTCAAATCAACATAATATGAGAACCGTCTGtcctgtaaataaaaatgattttattttatcaattaaaaCCATATTATATTCCATCAAATGACCGGCCGATAGTGAAAAGTAATCGATTgaaaaacgataataatatctaCTCGTGTATTGCAGTCATTTTCAGTGCCAATGTTGTTCGATGTTTGTGGGATCGGTATGATTGATGGCTTGACTGATTGACAGATGCAAATGAGTTTATCTTTCGCATTCGCAAAAAGTATTGCGGCAAACGGCAGGCCGATTTTCCAAAGAACCATTGAACCGAATGATTCGCAATTTAACGATTATTCGTGctcgtataaattttaatttattgtaatttttctttctcacgaGTTCACTCTGCCTTAGCTAAATACTAGTGCGTGGcattaacaattatttttaaatcagaACAGACCTATGGATGGAtggtttttatttctgttaattttctaagttttcaATTTGCATTTAGCTTGAAGTGATCCGTTTGATTTTGCATTTGGCTAATTAAAACATGTTCTTCTTGCACATCATATCTGGCGTGAATTAGCGTGATAGAAGTTAACGTGGAAGTATGAAGAGCAGATGACGAAGGAAGATAGTAAGGCGGAAGCGGAACgggtaaaaagaaataataaaataacaacgGTAATGGCAAAGCACAtaagaaaaattctggaaTTTGCAATTTCTTTGATCTCAATATTCGTCTAGCATACAACGACTTgagtaattaatatttaaatacgattaacgttaattaattaaaaattaaaataaaattaaaaaaaagtatcctaGTGTTGATAATATATGCATTAATTGCTAAAGAAATTTATGCATACAAAGAacatacaaaaatgaaaaaaataaaaacaaacaaaacccataacaataaataataataaatacctaacataaattaaaaacgatgaaaataaaacatcttTGAAATACCTATTGCCTGCAATGGGCGCTGTATAAAGTTCTAGAAACGTACTCTGtgtattattactattgaatgcaaaaaaaaaacctacgttctttcttctctatgttatatatatgtgtgtgtatatacaaatgtatgtatatacatatacatataaataacgGGAATAACGtacgtatacgtgtatacaccCATGCATACATgtgtatctatacatatatgcgtgTGTGCACATCTCTACGCATCCTGCATTGCGCGCGGTATACACGGTGGTATACACGCacatttaattgaaaaagaaatgatgataataataataataataataatgataacaacaataataattattattatgaacaaACAATACTTATATAATTCGTtgcgtatatatgtgtatatatatattatatataggtatataataatattgaacacACTTGATCGCATCAACACTAGATTCGTAGTCaggtagtatatatatatacattattattgttataatccATTATCCacaatcatcatcattattatcattattataattaaatattactataattaattat from Diprion similis isolate iyDipSimi1 chromosome 12, iyDipSimi1.1, whole genome shotgun sequence encodes the following:
- the LOC124413111 gene encoding probable JmjC domain-containing histone demethylation protein 2C isoform X3; this encodes MTGSFLCPGGVKQVILKAGSPQSNISRKESLVAIVGKRFLSVSGFAKLKVNNISEWGWRAGVIRAASHRDNANDDLQVLVEYDDVEWQRREWLSPYRDAVFSFFLVEKALCWADRPDPRHPGLVINHPNHGPNNNHHHPPHRVNGKPLRSTTTPVSACSVAWPALTFYPLVARADLPDDTMPIEFMQDLRLDFVDYSKLKPFTPDWELGKSSPTWASAVKRWAEMQNGQRILLTTPSVLVGFRVEVYRAEGTTQWYTAVIVGYNEATKDLTVTDDTVLEDHNEDPSLVQMRLIGDGVVESIMRGEVVGMTPRRSRSSTALTHALVMPRVGRRPRGRPGITAHLQPPTRSESPPPNPQHLEKEKQTSVRANRRKQVNEGRGASRDRDREGIAGVGEQDQEQQQEDRENKGPGNRASRVVVEETGGKTASKLRRKVTAVKSSPSPDNFPAQKSAGRRLRPQSGRNAAKESFTELEENPRAAAAATDTTSEGEAEKEDCDPLIKRLKTSLTSRKIRTETKKGREEESEETLSHAEKKKTAGEEAADVNDPRVEDEECESRERDREPEPPPPDKVDRGGCEEERKEKRPNAGDDPASLLVECKPQEEVEEEGSGAKEEEGEEEEEEEEEEEADSLEEDAASPTEAVPGAEESTDSVGSLNAVRAASVESVVELVESSSQDGSVLERLSPVSSGAGGRHGLLTAEQERERHNESPVILSVRLNKPPPTGASTPGSGAPGHHHQLHHHQQQQQQQQHASSNLRHYSSGSSPVIQHQHHGVVPHIQATSGNPRHLVVGGSVTELHQQHQQQQQHHHHQGSNPRVVATVGDEAGLMEVEAGAVGVGGVLGGVATAGIRGAAYGDSGSDSGVSSLRSAGSGDERSGSRSSALSAEETPAAAATPARVWHVQSVQHTSLLMAHPQQGPPPNPGSANTTAVGYQSPANQPPAHHHTAVSNEMLWRPPRYPPPSHTLMGPAQQSPEEMLERDRHERMLRERREAEVREIEKRERERERESRMERERLEKLQKQAAEQAVHKHFEESLRLAQQKKNIQLSNAAWDLVTLPPPGSRSHGVHPALPTHGGHHHPGAPGAPHHPVTVAQQQQRQQQQQQHHQHQHQQQQQQQQQQQQQQQQQQHQQHQHHQHQQQQHHQQQQQQLRERDERDQREREHIAAAERHQRQADARDQAAAHQRAYAYVTAVSASPSVQQVSSRPSSVPVKVEYPPPPAHSRQAKSSLSVTSHHDKPPPGVGPPHPALPKVEPNVGLFSYTTYQPQPPYMHDIKVKAAEHQQHKQQMSAGGVKSMQQAALERDPHVREMLPNPPPLLPDPKSSVIVKNEGRELPKAPPSHSPSPKMMPGHYHSAVAPQHKPPTPYDYQRTSTQSPHHLHHLDSLQAAKSIPPQGHLRVNANQLPSPHGHSTHPHNRQSPHAPHPHQTSHPSPPEHRYTSRLEPGIPYGTPKSAYPYPHPPSSSPTSHYAASPGSKPKVSSPAPQQIFGKPNSGIMTGTPVCRASENTAPSPMPLTSKTNSSPLAYQQVPHHHGAPPPPLPPPAHSSRSVYDTRGYASSIPASKLPPPPHHHGSPTTAASAPMTRPNSVHSVHRTSPHHNQQIHPQAMAPAIQTQPLDLGVERSGSPKRKAPTPIEVCSGQPVSLEVACKKRRTQDSIISQPMSLQCAGPPVLSRVSEPSPLIASAATSITTVVNTALLAQPSSQIPCNVQERGVVSVSPLPRTASGDGSVRPASTGSVSSLNNPGVSAAPSPAPTQSPAPSAAPSPAPSAPGTPAKVTPSAADSEKSNSPAPRPPSSTRNPVHKLKKAWLQRHSGEDGTEDTTGLVGSGSCVTLPLTIAQAPSQPLAKERDGGGGGGGGGGGTGGGGGAGSGATTTSLPSAVNSIHNIGSMAVNSINKSKVTGKTSGRKTNSKESLNGHAAAVDVKSIQEDSSSSDPERKSPPKRKPPKVKRKKGAARRQQAVTEEHRRRKEDKSGGAGAGSESSNESEAGSASDASEQLSSSQPTSRARHATGNSNSSGNGNNANKEPRKRGRRPKTSTKGSELGGEDPQPRPKKERREESASGGGSGPGGGGRSDPFRKPPIAQLKKTGESWLQDGACFEVAPKLAKCRECRWTPHQRSKNVTQNIFCRFYAFRRLRYTKNGQLAIAGFSDPHKDASEEDLRLWLPVKDSQEAAGLKDEKLDKNEKDKSERSDRGDREDLDLEMAHRLLRQVGDQFCDLLHQEKDALQEHMAEASSGITDGTVAWKRVVQGVREMCDVCETTLFNFHWACAKCGFVVCIDCYKGRKNGTIKIWGESGKDRDDFSWLLCTNKQVHEPERLMLTQIIAGDSLSRLGSRLHESRCEWGIPQHCSCSLATSSPANETLRNLIKGESIGVLNGSMKQESKVDRKENESNGATDKKTNGEDKNSSLSWLADVALQNQEKNDSGSSSDSDEDRDGNYSTLRELLIRPSHKPNGSGSRSNSPTNNSGNSNVTNNTTQNNVVAKTGKKSKMDTLDEVISSVIEHSAKKERDSGLVDEKASRELKHFVRRYKWTQRGREPLPIRIMTLTESKSLYPDVPHSWLCDGKLLRLNEPNNPNNYQIFQDQWKRGQPVIVSEVSKSLDMNLWHPDSFARDFGDVKNDLVNCMTGNLVPNQPMRKFWEGFEHFSKRLKDDSGNAMLLKLKDWPPGEDFAELLPSRFTDLMKVLPLSEYTHRNGRLNLASRLPDCFVRPDLGPKMYNAYGSALYPNKGTTNLHLDISDAVNVMVYVGIPKDGDSDEHIKEALRAIDEAGCDILTRRRVRDRGEAPGALWHIYAARDADKIRDLLNAVAVERGVRLEPHHDPIHDQSCYLDGPLRERLYREYGVEGYAIVQCLGDAVFVPAGAPHQVRNLHNCIKVAEDFVSPENVSHCFHLTQEFRALSDTHTNHEDKLQIKNIIYHAVKDSLTVLENVKEEVVKIKPKNEIKMKEET